Genomic DNA from Nicotiana tabacum cultivar K326 chromosome 21, ASM71507v2, whole genome shotgun sequence:
aatattaggaacaTAAATTGAATGATTAATACTATATATAGGAagataattaaatgactattttgtctagtgtgaactctattttaaaggggtaaaaaagacgaacgacattttgctaagggttttcgtgcttttaatGTATTATAGATATGCTTAGTCTTGCATGCACATGTGTGACCTGGTAACTGCTATAACTACTGAGGTCGGAGATTTCTAAGGATAAATAGTGGGAATTTGGGTGATACCTTATATATATAGCAGCTGTTTGTTGTAGCATTAGAGTGAGGATAAAGGGGAGAAAAGAtgagaaaacaaaaaagagatgCGACCTTCCATCATGAGGATCCTCAGGGATTGCTATTTCTTCAAAATCTGTCCCCATTCATCGTCAACTAATAATAGACTAGTATATACAAAACACAACTTTGGACTAGGCTCAAACATGAGGGTGGCTATTCATATAAAAAGGGTAACTCATCCTTGGTTGTAGAGCCGGTTCCAAGGAGTTTCACTCAATGGATATTGCACCTTGAAATTCATAAATTAGGCACCTATCCATCAAGGTCATACTCATCACCACTTCAGCAACCTCTTGGCGTTTGAGGCAACTTAACTTTCAATTACAAGGACATTGATGCATATctactttatcaaaaaaaaaaaagaaagaaaaggacatTGATGCATATCTGAGAGGGTAGGATTCAAAGGGTCACTTGCAGAATCAAATTACTTTGTCTTTCTCAGCGGTGCCAAAATCTAGAATATACGCTTTGGGGTCGTCTGGTTTGAGGCTTAGTTATGTAGGGATTATAATGTAGGAATTGTTTATGTGGTGAATAATCATGTAAGAATTGTTATGCGGCAGTGAAAACAATATGTGAAATAGAACCGCGAATAATAAAATGAGGATTGTTATGTTTGATTGCCTACTTTCTGggcatttttatatttaaatactCTTGTTGATGTATTGCTAATACATGTATTCTTACTCTACATTCTATCTCGTATAAAATAATACATGGATTCTGCATAAGTTATACCAGTATTAATGATACATTGTTCTCTGATATTCTTTTCGTTGATCGGTACAGTGTTTCTGATATTAAGCGCCGCATAACTTATGGAGAGTTTAGTACTTATGTGGAGCTTAATATCGGAGACCAAATGCTCCATCAGTTATATGGAGATTATATTAGTAATGAAAAGTTTAATATTGAAAACCAAACGCTATATAAGTAATACTGAATTTTGTACTGGGAATAAATATCCTTATTCcttaaaccaaacaaccccttctCTCTTAGAAATAAAACTGTGTATTTGCAAACTGCCTgaacaaaaattaataaaattgacACTTTTCTAAAgtcctttcttctttgatattctcAAACCTAATTCAGTGAAATTATTGCTGCTTTGACATTCTCCAACCTACTTTTTTTCTTTATCAGGACTAAAATAATTTGTCCGCCTTCAACATGGTTGGTCTAATGTGATTTGGAGTTCACTCGGGTTTTATATTGGGAACTTGCTGCAGGTTATTAGAGAGCGAAAATGGGGGGAGGTGAAAGGAATATTCAGATTTCCATCTTCTGTGACCAGTGCATCATTTGTCTTGCGGAAGTACTATCTATCCATGCTTTATCATTTCGAGCAGGTTTATTACTTTCGGAAAGAAGAACCTTCTGTCTCTGTGGCTGGTATCATGACACTTTTGCAATCAATTACCTGTATTTGTTGTTTTAAAGtttttgttataaaaataaaaactggGGACACTTCTTCTATATGTTCTGCAGATCTTGCAAATAGAAATGTAACTGACTCTGCCGCTGAACATGCTAACAATGATAGTGCTGCTACGAATCAATGTTCAGGTGTGCTTCCAATCTTTTAAGACTTTAATTTTCTATCATGAGATCCTTCCTCCGGTGTATGTTTCTTTATGCCCCATTAGTTTGGTATAACATGTTAGAGAATGTCTTACCTTTTATTTGTTTGAAATTTTAAGAGAGCTACAACAAAGAAGTATTGAAACTTGATATTCCTTGTACGGAGATTTCTTTTCTCTCCTGCAACTTGGCTTTCATATGTTTTCCCTTTTAGCTCCTTTGTATTTTGTAATGTCCTGTTTTATAGTGGATAGACATACTTAGCTTGTGTCATCGTTATACAACTTTATGGTTCTTGTAACTGTAGTGAGTTATAATCTGGAGGCTGGAAGTTCACTGATTGGAACCATTGATGCAAAGTTTGATTATGGTTACGTAATCACTGTGAACCTGGGCTCGGAGAATTTAAGTGGTGTGCTTTATCATACACCTGCATTGCCACATCAGTCCCAAAGGGTTAATACTTCAGCTAAGCCTTCCCAACGGATCAGGAAAAGACGCAAGTTGGCTTTGAAGGACCCCTCTCGACCCAAGTCAAATCGAAGTGGTTATAATTTTTTCTTTGCTGAGCATTATGCCAGGCTGAAACCTTCATATCAGGGGCAAGAGAGAGCTATCAGCAAAAGGATTGGACTTCTTTGGAGTCGACTTACAGAGGCCGAGAAACAGGTTGGATAAAATGGCTTGACATATTAAACTTTCACTTTTTTTGTTTATTGCTTACTTTTATGTGTACAAACTGCATCTGAAGGCTGGAATCGTTTTAGTaaaccttttttccttttttgcggATAAAAATAATAGGGAAATGAGGATTTAATTTTGTACCTGGAGATAATTTACATGTTGCTACTGTCTATTATACAGTAACTGTGTAAATATCCTATTCTTTATTTGCTTGTTCTCTGTGTGACTTTTAAGCAGAATCATAGTTGATTGTTTTTTGAAGGCATAGTTGCTTTTATGTTGTATTTAACCACCTTT
This window encodes:
- the LOC107801075 gene encoding high mobility group B protein 10; protein product: MSNKAADEKISEQSQSQLQLQSEGYPRGPLSYPKPEAEYQQIVQNSQLFWNKLQQFSASLPTNFQIPLVAGTPLDLHRLFIEVTSRGGIEKVIRERKWGEVKGIFRFPSSVTSASFVLRKYYLSMLYHFEQVYYFRKEEPSVSVADLANRNVTDSAAEHANNDSAATNQCSVSYNLEAGSSLIGTIDAKFDYGYVITVNLGSENLSGVLYHTPALPHQSQRVNTSAKPSQRIRKRRKLALKDPSRPKSNRSGYNFFFAEHYARLKPSYQGQERAISKRIGLLWSRLTEAEKQVYQEKGVRDKARYKAEMLEYKSSHAQPQ